Proteins found in one Salinimonas lutimaris genomic segment:
- a CDS encoding 1-aminocyclopropane-1-carboxylate deaminase/D-cysteine desulfhydrase has product MPYSPLSQQISDQLGIQLPSPEQPFCPPWPGAERVKMWIKRDDLIHPVISGNKWRKLSGIFSQWTSLPKGIISFGGGYSNHLHALGYLCHQLNLPFVAVVRGNYHNNKTPMLRDLHSWGATVHYVNRITYKQRTDPDYINSLSSQWPGYHVIAEGGSESAALTGTQSIISECCRTYDYIVCPVASGATLAGIATSIKPPAIALGVAVLKGEGYLEDLVSSLMPESRSNWRIKHAFHGGGYAKVCEQLYQFCQQTTDELQVPIEPVYSGKLLFGIREMLKQEVFSTNSNVLILHTGGLQGARK; this is encoded by the coding sequence ATGCCGTATTCACCGCTTAGCCAACAAATCAGTGACCAGCTTGGCATTCAGCTGCCGAGCCCTGAACAACCTTTCTGCCCCCCATGGCCAGGTGCTGAGCGGGTAAAAATGTGGATAAAGCGAGATGATCTGATTCACCCTGTAATTTCAGGCAACAAGTGGCGCAAATTGTCTGGCATATTCAGCCAGTGGACGTCTTTGCCGAAGGGTATTATCAGCTTTGGTGGCGGGTACTCAAACCATCTGCATGCTCTTGGCTATCTGTGCCATCAACTCAACCTTCCCTTTGTTGCTGTGGTCAGAGGAAACTACCACAATAACAAGACACCCATGTTAAGAGACCTGCACTCGTGGGGTGCGACCGTGCATTATGTTAACCGTATCACCTATAAACAGCGTACCGACCCTGACTATATCAACTCGCTTTCCTCACAGTGGCCGGGCTATCACGTCATCGCCGAAGGCGGCAGCGAATCTGCTGCCCTGACAGGAACCCAGTCTATTATCAGTGAATGCTGCCGAACCTATGATTATATTGTGTGCCCGGTGGCCAGTGGCGCAACTCTAGCCGGTATTGCCACTTCTATTAAACCACCGGCGATAGCACTAGGCGTGGCTGTATTAAAAGGTGAAGGCTATTTAGAAGACCTGGTGAGCTCACTCATGCCAGAGTCGCGCTCCAACTGGCGTATTAAGCATGCGTTTCACGGCGGTGGTTATGCCAAAGTCTGTGAGCAGCTTTACCAGTTTTGCCAGCAAACTACCGATGAGCTACAGGTGCCCATTGAGCCGGTCTACTCGGGTAAGTTACTGTTTGGTATCAGGGAGATGCTTAAACAGGAGGTATTTTCTACAAACAGTAATGTGTTAATTTTACACACTGGCGGCTTGCAAGGTGCCAGAAAATGA
- a CDS encoding penicillin-binding protein activator: MQLAAQFIRLSKFAVIGVAVSLAACSSGPAVKRTTNAPVTSASQSMPVTQIEASPQDLLSEAQAAWQHGADPGQRDTLLLDAAAAFLQQGDISSAQQILVSLAPATLTGSLQARAHALIAQSYLNHDDIDPPALIASLHPLSEDRETRRLQLSVLAQLYPMQQQWLEAASALAQVMEPGADPVNQVWKWVNKVPDNKLAAATGSYPELEPYIALRQILQQYGLQTQSLQQELNQFTRVYRGTPLVENLPTSVQQANLLSHGQIAKAAVLLPLSGRFAASGKAIKEGILAGYYQQLSGAQGNSAKQLVFIDTNNKSASQLAEALQDFHWVVGPLLKENVEALAPLLPATTQMLALNRPEQFVQTPVSSDSDEVISPLLNVAASTIDEQPGVPTLSATTSAAWFALAPEDEAHQLADDIFAKGYRAPIVITAGSSIYQRLSDSFQLRWQQHQQDTGIAADNTLTHISFTDNNSLKDSITSALGVAQSKTRIDQIRYMVNEKLHNVTRSRHDIDAIVVFASPQETELLNPMIEASVTPFDGKTIPVYATSRSMEYDSGKNQWRDLQNVRFIDMPWMLPDNQWSTLSDEVAQIWPNRSTQQQRFFAFGVDAYHMLPHVTNMAVVPQASLSGLTGALSLNDKREVVRTLPKAIISGGRVKSTAE; encoded by the coding sequence GTGCAACTGGCAGCTCAATTTATCCGGCTTTCAAAATTTGCAGTTATCGGTGTTGCTGTTTCTCTGGCAGCCTGTAGCAGTGGGCCGGCGGTAAAGCGCACCACCAACGCCCCCGTTACGTCAGCTTCCCAGTCAATGCCGGTAACCCAGATTGAGGCATCGCCTCAGGATCTGCTCAGTGAAGCGCAGGCAGCCTGGCAGCACGGTGCTGACCCGGGCCAGCGTGATACCCTGCTCCTTGATGCTGCAGCTGCCTTTTTGCAACAGGGCGATATCTCATCAGCGCAACAAATTCTGGTGTCACTGGCTCCAGCCACTCTGACCGGCTCTTTGCAGGCCAGAGCCCATGCTTTGATCGCCCAAAGTTACCTTAACCATGATGATATTGATCCTCCAGCGCTGATTGCCTCTTTACACCCATTATCGGAAGATCGCGAAACCCGGCGTTTGCAGCTGTCTGTGCTGGCCCAACTCTATCCTATGCAACAACAATGGCTTGAGGCCGCCTCCGCCCTGGCACAGGTGATGGAGCCCGGCGCAGATCCTGTCAATCAAGTGTGGAAATGGGTAAATAAAGTGCCGGACAATAAACTGGCCGCAGCAACGGGGAGCTATCCTGAGCTTGAACCTTATATCGCCCTTCGGCAGATTTTGCAGCAATACGGTTTACAAACCCAGTCACTGCAGCAGGAACTGAATCAGTTTACCCGGGTATACCGGGGCACGCCATTAGTAGAAAATCTACCGACCAGCGTACAGCAGGCAAATTTACTCAGCCATGGTCAGATTGCCAAAGCCGCGGTGTTGTTACCACTAAGCGGTCGCTTTGCCGCCAGCGGAAAAGCGATCAAAGAAGGTATTCTGGCCGGCTACTATCAGCAGCTTTCCGGCGCGCAAGGCAACTCGGCCAAACAGCTGGTGTTTATTGATACCAATAACAAATCTGCCAGCCAACTGGCTGAAGCATTGCAGGATTTTCACTGGGTGGTTGGCCCGCTACTTAAAGAAAATGTAGAGGCGCTGGCGCCATTGTTACCTGCCACCACGCAAATGCTGGCGCTGAACCGCCCGGAACAATTTGTCCAGACGCCGGTTTCATCAGACAGCGATGAGGTAATATCACCGCTACTCAATGTTGCGGCGAGCACCATAGATGAACAGCCAGGTGTACCGACCCTTTCAGCTACCACATCGGCAGCCTGGTTTGCATTGGCACCGGAAGATGAAGCGCATCAGCTGGCCGACGACATCTTTGCCAAAGGCTATCGCGCGCCTATTGTTATTACCGCCGGTTCCTCCATTTATCAGCGTCTGTCAGACAGCTTTCAACTGCGCTGGCAGCAACATCAGCAAGATACCGGTATCGCAGCCGATAACACCCTGACTCATATCAGTTTTACTGACAATAACTCACTTAAAGACAGCATTACCAGTGCACTGGGAGTGGCGCAAAGCAAAACCCGAATTGACCAAATCCGGTATATGGTGAATGAAAAACTACACAACGTTACCCGCAGCAGACACGACATTGACGCTATTGTGGTATTTGCCTCTCCGCAGGAGACCGAATTGCTCAACCCCATGATTGAGGCCAGTGTGACACCCTTTGATGGCAAAACCATTCCGGTTTATGCCACCTCCAGGTCGATGGAATATGACAGTGGCAAAAATCAGTGGCGAGACCTGCAAAATGTGCGATTTATTGATATGCCATGGATGCTGCCGGACAATCAATGGAGCACCCTAAGTGACGAGGTAGCGCAAATCTGGCCCAACCGCAGTACCCAGCAACAGCGCTTTTTTGCATTTGGTGTAGATGCTTATCACATGCTGCCTCATGTCACTAATATGGCCGTGGTACCACAGGCTTCTTTGTCAGGCCTGACCGGAGCCCTGTCACTGAATGACAAGCGCGAGGTGGTACGCACACTTCCCAAAGCCATTATTAGTGGAGGGCGGGTTAAGTCCACGGCAGAGTAA
- a CDS encoding MFS transporter, producing the protein MPRIAHKTATALLVAAALFMEILDSTIITTALPAMAQDFAVPAAHLSVGVSAYLVAVTIFIPISGWAADRFGARRIFALAIIVFILASVLCGASTTLNEFTAARVLQGLGGAMMVPVGRLVVLRNLPKEEIVKSMAILTWPALSAPLIGPVLGGWIAENWHWSWIFYMNVPLGLVALGFTFWLLDSQKGEHQQFDVKGFLLSGTGFGLFMAGLESFSSRPDDITLPSVLVIAGLLVLIITVRHMLSAPAPLFSLDALRFKTFRTTMLGGSIIRISLSATPFLIPLMLQLGMGYSAVEAGTVLLWLFAGNLLIKPATTWIMNQFGFKNVLVCNTILIAAGFVALAFCDKSTSGLVLGLILFFSGMARSMHLTVLNTLGFADIPQYKMRDANTLSAVLMQMNRGLGITIGALALALATIFLEGSNTDPNIADFQLTMWMMAAITMLSIIDSLSLKQSAGEAILNKRKIRMSSAQK; encoded by the coding sequence ATGCCCAGAATTGCTCATAAAACAGCAACCGCACTGCTGGTTGCGGCTGCTTTGTTTATGGAGATTTTAGACTCCACCATCATTACGACTGCGTTACCAGCGATGGCGCAGGACTTTGCTGTACCTGCAGCGCATTTATCTGTGGGCGTCAGCGCCTATCTTGTAGCGGTAACTATTTTTATACCTATCAGTGGCTGGGCTGCCGACCGCTTTGGCGCCCGGCGCATTTTTGCCTTAGCTATTATTGTATTTATTCTTGCTTCTGTGCTTTGCGGTGCCAGTACCACCTTAAATGAATTTACTGCAGCCAGAGTTTTACAGGGGCTCGGCGGTGCAATGATGGTTCCGGTCGGCCGTTTGGTTGTGCTGAGGAACTTACCCAAAGAAGAAATCGTCAAATCCATGGCTATTCTGACCTGGCCGGCGTTGTCTGCGCCATTGATTGGGCCGGTGCTGGGAGGCTGGATTGCTGAGAACTGGCACTGGTCATGGATATTTTATATGAACGTGCCGCTGGGCTTAGTCGCACTTGGTTTTACATTCTGGCTGCTGGACAGTCAAAAAGGTGAACACCAGCAATTTGACGTGAAAGGCTTTTTGTTAAGCGGGACCGGATTCGGATTATTTATGGCTGGCCTGGAGTCTTTTAGTAGCCGACCGGATGATATTACCCTTCCCTCGGTACTGGTTATTGCGGGCTTGCTGGTGCTCATAATTACGGTCAGGCATATGCTCAGCGCGCCGGCTCCCTTATTCTCTCTTGACGCGCTGCGGTTTAAAACATTCAGAACAACCATGCTGGGCGGATCAATAATCCGGATTTCGCTCTCTGCCACGCCATTTTTAATTCCGCTTATGCTCCAGCTTGGTATGGGCTACAGTGCGGTGGAAGCCGGAACAGTACTTTTATGGCTATTTGCCGGAAACCTGCTAATCAAGCCGGCGACTACCTGGATCATGAATCAGTTTGGATTTAAAAATGTGCTGGTTTGCAACACCATACTCATTGCCGCCGGCTTTGTCGCACTGGCCTTCTGCGATAAGAGTACATCTGGCCTGGTGCTGGGCCTGATTCTGTTTTTCAGTGGTATGGCGCGCTCAATGCACCTGACGGTATTAAATACGCTGGGCTTTGCCGACATTCCTCAGTATAAGATGCGTGATGCCAACACGCTCAGCGCAGTGTTAATGCAAATGAACCGGGGATTGGGAATTACCATCGGCGCACTCGCCCTCGCGCTGGCAACCATTTTTCTGGAAGGTAGCAATACCGACCCAAACATTGCCGATTTTCAGTTGACCATGTGGATGATGGCCGCTATCACCATGCTGTCGATTATTGATAGCTTATCTTTGAAGCAAAGTGCAGGTGAAGCCATTCTCAATAAACGAAAAATACGCATGTCATCTGCGCAGAAGTAA
- a CDS encoding saccharopine dehydrogenase family protein, with protein sequence MSRVLIIGAGGVSTVTVKKCARLPEFFDEIYLASRTVSKCEALQQEVGADRVKAVFAVDADNASEVEKLINEVKPDLVINLALPYQDLPIMDACLTTNTDYLDTANYEPKDEAKFEYSWQWAYQDKFRDAGIMALLGSGFDPGVTNVFTAYAAKHYFDEIHYLDIVDCNGGDHGQAFATNFNPEINIREITQRGKFFEDGQWKETDPLSVREDLDYQNIGVRPSYLMYHEELESIVKHFPTIKRARFWMTFGEAYLNHLRVLEGIGMTSIEPVDYQGQKIVPLEFLKAVLPNPGSLAEGYTGMTCIGTYITGIKDGQEKTIFIYNNCDHAKTNEEVGAQAVSYTTGVPAMIGAMLMLNGTWKKPGVWNMEQFDPDPFMEQLNQHGLPWHVLECDASPFKK encoded by the coding sequence ATGTCTCGAGTTTTAATTATTGGCGCCGGTGGCGTCTCTACTGTAACCGTTAAAAAATGTGCTCGTCTGCCAGAATTCTTTGACGAGATTTACCTGGCCAGCCGCACTGTTTCTAAATGTGAAGCGTTGCAGCAAGAAGTGGGTGCTGACCGCGTTAAAGCTGTGTTTGCGGTAGATGCCGACAATGCCAGCGAAGTTGAAAAGCTTATCAATGAGGTAAAACCGGATCTGGTTATCAACCTTGCACTGCCCTACCAGGATTTGCCGATCATGGATGCATGTCTGACAACCAACACTGATTATCTGGATACTGCAAACTATGAGCCGAAGGATGAGGCGAAATTTGAATACAGCTGGCAGTGGGCTTACCAGGACAAGTTCCGCGATGCAGGTATCATGGCGCTGCTGGGCTCAGGTTTTGATCCGGGCGTAACCAACGTGTTTACAGCATATGCGGCAAAGCATTACTTTGATGAAATTCATTATCTGGATATTGTCGATTGTAATGGCGGCGACCACGGTCAGGCGTTTGCCACCAACTTTAACCCTGAAATCAATATTCGTGAAATTACCCAGCGCGGTAAATTCTTTGAAGATGGCCAGTGGAAAGAAACGGATCCACTAAGCGTGCGCGAAGATCTGGATTATCAGAATATCGGTGTACGCCCGTCTTACCTGATGTATCACGAAGAACTTGAGTCTATTGTTAAGCACTTCCCTACCATTAAACGTGCCCGTTTCTGGATGACCTTCGGTGAAGCCTATCTGAATCATCTGCGCGTGCTTGAGGGTATTGGCATGACCAGCATCGAGCCTGTCGATTATCAAGGTCAGAAAATTGTACCTCTGGAGTTCCTAAAAGCCGTTCTGCCTAACCCTGGCTCACTGGCCGAAGGTTATACTGGCATGACGTGTATCGGTACATATATCACGGGTATTAAAGACGGTCAGGAAAAAACCATCTTCATTTACAACAACTGTGATCATGCTAAAACCAATGAAGAAGTGGGTGCACAGGCCGTTTCTTACACCACAGGTGTACCTGCCATGATTGGTGCGATGCTGATGCTCAATGGCACATGGAAAAAGCCTGGTGTGTGGAACATGGAACAGTTTGACCCGGATCCGTTTATGGAACAGCTGAACCAGCACGGCCTGCCATGGCATGTGCTTGAGTGCGACGCCAGCCCGTTCAAAAAGTAA
- the prpB gene encoding methylisocitrate lyase, with translation MHSLSPGKKFRMALKASQPLQIVGTINAYSAMMAQQIGHQAIYLSGGGVANASYGLPDLGMTSLNDVLTDVQRITSACDLPLLVDIDTGWGGAFNIAKTVKDMEKAGAAAVHMEDQVAQKRCGHRPNKEIVSTAEMVDRIKSAVDARNDPDFFIMARTDAFAQEGLEAAIARAQAYVEAGADGIFAEAIQTESHYKAFCDALNVPVLANITEFGKTELWNKAQLADWGVAMVLYPLSAFRAMSKAAELVYQSILENGDQKAVVDNMQTRMELYDYLGYHDYEKKLDELFAQAKNKQ, from the coding sequence ATGCACTCGTTAAGCCCTGGCAAAAAATTCAGAATGGCACTCAAAGCCAGTCAGCCACTTCAGATTGTCGGCACTATCAACGCCTATTCAGCCATGATGGCTCAGCAGATTGGTCATCAGGCCATTTATTTATCCGGCGGCGGTGTGGCCAACGCATCTTATGGTTTACCCGACCTTGGGATGACATCGTTAAACGATGTGCTGACTGATGTTCAGCGTATCACCAGTGCCTGCGACCTGCCATTACTGGTGGATATTGATACTGGCTGGGGCGGCGCATTTAATATCGCTAAAACAGTAAAAGATATGGAAAAAGCCGGAGCAGCAGCTGTTCATATGGAAGACCAGGTAGCCCAGAAGCGCTGTGGTCACCGGCCCAATAAAGAAATCGTGTCGACAGCAGAGATGGTCGACAGAATTAAATCAGCTGTGGATGCCCGCAACGATCCCGACTTTTTTATCATGGCGCGAACGGATGCATTTGCTCAGGAAGGCCTTGAAGCTGCTATTGCCCGGGCGCAAGCCTATGTAGAAGCTGGCGCGGATGGCATTTTTGCTGAAGCAATTCAGACTGAATCGCACTATAAAGCATTCTGCGATGCTTTAAATGTACCGGTACTGGCTAATATTACCGAATTTGGCAAGACTGAATTATGGAACAAAGCTCAACTGGCGGACTGGGGAGTCGCGATGGTGCTCTATCCACTCAGTGCTTTCAGGGCCATGAGTAAGGCGGCTGAACTGGTATATCAGAGCATTCTGGAAAATGGCGATCAGAAAGCGGTAGTCGATAACATGCAAACCCGCATGGAGCTTTATGATTATCTGGGTTATCACGACTATGAAAAGAAGCTTGATGAGCTATTCGCCCAGGCCAAAAACAAACAATAA
- the rsmI gene encoding 16S rRNA (cytidine(1402)-2'-O)-methyltransferase produces MTTHDGQQDLPQGTANSIVPGTLYIVPTPIGNLDDITTRALKVLEGADWIAAEDTRHTNKLLQHYHIKTRTMSLHDHNEDKRAAMLVHRLQDGASVALVSDAGTPLISDPGFVLVRKCRENNINVVPLPGACAAITALSAAGLPTDRFVFEGFLPAKSQARTNQLKLLAERSCTTVFYEAPRRIVDTVSDIREILGAQRQLVMAKELTKTFERFISGTPDEVLAWLNENNAHQKGEFVLMVAGIQPTSTALPADALALLQELAEVLPLKKAAAIVASHCNLKKNALYQAGLSFTQEK; encoded by the coding sequence ATGACAACGCACGACGGGCAACAAGATTTGCCACAGGGTACAGCGAATTCGATAGTGCCGGGAACCCTTTATATTGTTCCGACGCCCATCGGAAATCTGGATGATATAACTACCCGGGCCCTTAAAGTGCTTGAAGGGGCGGACTGGATTGCTGCTGAAGATACCCGGCATACCAATAAACTGTTACAGCATTATCATATTAAAACCCGCACGATGTCATTGCACGATCACAATGAAGACAAGCGGGCAGCCATGTTGGTACACCGGTTACAGGATGGGGCGTCAGTGGCGCTGGTCAGTGATGCTGGCACGCCGCTCATCAGCGATCCGGGCTTTGTGCTGGTCAGAAAGTGCCGCGAAAATAATATTAATGTGGTGCCATTACCAGGTGCCTGTGCGGCAATTACAGCGCTAAGTGCTGCAGGGCTGCCTACTGACCGATTTGTGTTTGAAGGCTTTTTACCGGCTAAAAGTCAGGCCCGGACCAATCAGCTGAAGTTACTGGCTGAACGCAGCTGTACAACCGTGTTTTATGAAGCGCCACGGCGTATAGTTGATACGGTGTCTGATATTCGCGAGATACTGGGAGCACAGCGCCAGCTGGTTATGGCCAAAGAGCTGACCAAAACCTTTGAACGGTTTATCAGTGGTACGCCGGATGAAGTACTGGCCTGGCTGAACGAAAATAATGCCCATCAAAAAGGCGAATTTGTGTTGATGGTAGCGGGCATTCAGCCCACATCAACGGCGTTACCTGCCGATGCCCTGGCATTACTGCAGGAACTGGCTGAGGTATTGCCGCTGAAAAAGGCCGCGGCCATTGTGGCCTCGCACTGTAACCTGAAAAAAAATGCGTTGTATCAGGCAGGGTTGTCATTTACTCAGGAGAAGTAG
- the nspC gene encoding carboxynorspermidine decarboxylase: protein MTDLTQRSDIPSPCYVLEEAKLIRNLELMKRVQDESGARIILALKGFSMWSCFDIIGQYLHGATASSVWEAKLASEMGKEVHAYAPAYKASDIAELSTLVQHLSFNSLSQWQAHQDSLNGVSVGLRINPEHQEAETPLYDPAAPGSRLGIRASELEGVDLTGIEGFHCHNLCECDSFATERTLAAIEARFGQWLGQLKWLNLGGGHLMTREGYDVEHLINTLSAFKARYPHLDVILEPGSAVAWQTGPLIAEVVDVVHNDGDIAILDISATAHMPDVLEMPYRPAVVNADMPGVKAHDVKLGGNSCLAGDVIDTYSFDRPLQAGDRLQFEDMMHYTMVKTTFFNGVEHPSIGILRASGEFELVRQFSYEDFKGRLS, encoded by the coding sequence TTGACTGACTTAACCCAGCGTAGCGATATACCGTCGCCGTGCTACGTGCTTGAAGAAGCAAAGCTTATTCGTAATCTGGAGCTGATGAAGCGGGTTCAGGACGAGTCAGGCGCACGAATTATTCTGGCCCTGAAAGGCTTTTCAATGTGGTCTTGCTTCGACATTATCGGGCAGTATCTGCACGGTGCTACCGCCAGTTCTGTCTGGGAAGCCAAACTGGCCAGTGAAATGGGTAAAGAGGTGCATGCCTATGCACCGGCCTACAAAGCTTCAGACATTGCTGAGCTCAGTACGCTGGTACAGCACTTGTCATTCAACAGCCTCAGTCAGTGGCAGGCACATCAGGATAGTTTAAACGGCGTCTCTGTGGGACTGAGAATTAACCCTGAGCATCAGGAAGCTGAAACTCCGCTTTATGATCCCGCCGCACCCGGCTCACGTCTGGGGATCCGGGCCAGTGAGCTTGAAGGGGTCGACCTGACCGGTATTGAGGGTTTTCACTGCCACAACTTGTGTGAATGCGACTCCTTTGCCACCGAACGCACCCTGGCAGCCATTGAAGCCAGATTTGGTCAGTGGCTTGGGCAGCTGAAATGGCTGAACCTGGGCGGAGGACATCTGATGACCCGCGAGGGGTATGATGTGGAACACCTGATCAACACCCTGTCAGCATTTAAGGCCCGGTATCCGCACTTAGATGTGATTCTGGAGCCAGGCTCTGCTGTGGCGTGGCAAACCGGACCGCTCATCGCAGAAGTGGTTGATGTGGTGCACAATGACGGAGATATTGCGATTCTGGATATCTCAGCCACTGCCCACATGCCTGATGTACTTGAAATGCCTTACCGCCCTGCGGTAGTGAATGCCGATATGCCCGGGGTAAAAGCCCATGATGTTAAACTGGGAGGCAATTCCTGTCTGGCTGGCGATGTCATTGATACCTACTCATTTGACCGCCCCTTACAAGCTGGAGACCGTCTTCAGTTTGAGGACATGATGCATTATACCATGGTCAAAACCACGTTTTTTAATGGCGTGGAGCATCCATCCATTGGCATCTTAAGAGCCTCTGGCGAGTTTGAGCTGGTGCGCCAGTTTAGCTACGAAGACTTTAAAGGTCGGTTGTCATAG
- a CDS encoding YraN family protein: MSRKAGAQAEEQVRDWLVGQGLTFVSQNYHSRFGELDLVMRDTDIWVCVEVKARRHSRYGNAAEQVSASKIKKLHVTFEQYILAQGINPYHTAMRIDVVALTDNKMQWIKNIA; this comes from the coding sequence ATGTCGCGTAAGGCCGGAGCGCAGGCAGAAGAACAGGTCCGGGACTGGCTGGTCGGTCAGGGCCTGACCTTTGTCAGCCAGAATTACCATAGCCGCTTTGGTGAGCTCGACCTGGTGATGCGCGACACAGACATCTGGGTTTGTGTTGAAGTCAAAGCGCGCCGGCACAGCCGGTATGGCAACGCAGCAGAACAGGTTTCTGCTTCAAAAATTAAGAAGTTACACGTCACCTTCGAACAATATATTCTGGCTCAGGGTATTAACCCTTACCACACCGCAATGCGCATAGATGTGGTAGCATTAACCGATAATAAGATGCAATGGATTAAAAACATTGCCTGA
- a CDS encoding phosphoheptose isomerase gives MIEKIKANFTESIQTKIAASEVLPEAIEKAASMMVEALIRGNKILSCGNGGSAGDAQHFSSEMLNRYERDRPSLPAIALSTDTSTLTSIANDYSYDEIFAKQVRALGQSGDILLAISTSGNSRNVIAAMEAALSRDMTIVALTGKDGGEMAGFLSEHDVEIRVPSNRTARIQEVHLLVIHNLCECIDDSLFPADEGEV, from the coding sequence ATGATTGAAAAAATTAAAGCAAACTTCACCGAAAGCATTCAGACCAAAATCGCCGCGTCTGAAGTATTACCCGAAGCGATTGAAAAAGCAGCGTCCATGATGGTAGAAGCGCTGATCCGCGGTAATAAAATTCTGAGTTGCGGCAACGGTGGTTCAGCCGGTGATGCGCAGCACTTTTCCTCGGAAATGCTAAACCGTTATGAACGTGATCGCCCGAGTCTGCCAGCGATTGCGCTGAGTACAGATACCTCTACCCTAACCTCAATTGCTAACGATTACAGTTACGATGAGATTTTTGCCAAACAGGTACGCGCACTGGGTCAGTCCGGCGATATCCTGCTGGCCATCTCAACCAGTGGTAATTCACGTAATGTCATTGCGGCAATGGAAGCAGCGCTTTCCCGGGATATGACGATTGTGGCACTGACCGGCAAAGACGGCGGTGAAATGGCCGGGTTCTTAAGCGAACATGATGTGGAAATTCGTGTACCGTCCAACCGCACTGCGCGTATTCAGGAAGTGCATCTACTAGTGATTCACAATTTGTGTGAATGCATTGATGACAGTTTATTCCCGGCCGACGAAGGAGAAGTATAG
- a CDS encoding GntR family transcriptional regulator — translation MSSQISVLPVEAPVTSADKTFFKLRTDIVEGEILAGSKLSETELSTKYEVSRAVIREAINRLASCHLVERKANVGARVVTLSQQGLIQLYQVREALEGMAARLAAYNMEDTDIKAMEQLLDTHYNKVKPGESYYQEAGDVDFHYRIVVGSKNSHLISVLVEGIYHLVRMYRVQLGMAGPRVTTAFDEHRHIVKAIANRDGELAEMLMRRHILYSKNNIERKLTN, via the coding sequence TTGTCATCACAAATCTCGGTTTTGCCGGTAGAAGCCCCCGTCACCAGCGCTGATAAGACGTTTTTTAAACTACGCACAGATATTGTTGAGGGCGAGATCCTGGCTGGCAGTAAACTCAGCGAAACAGAACTGTCGACAAAATATGAAGTCAGCCGGGCTGTTATTCGTGAAGCGATCAACCGGTTAGCCAGCTGCCATCTGGTAGAGCGAAAAGCCAACGTCGGCGCCCGCGTAGTGACCTTGAGTCAACAGGGGCTTATTCAGTTATACCAGGTCAGAGAAGCGCTGGAGGGTATGGCTGCACGACTGGCTGCATATAACATGGAAGACACTGATATTAAGGCGATGGAACAGTTACTGGATACACACTATAACAAGGTCAAACCGGGCGAGTCTTATTACCAGGAAGCCGGCGATGTCGACTTTCACTACCGGATTGTCGTGGGCAGCAAAAACAGTCACCTGATCAGCGTATTGGTAGAGGGGATCTATCATCTGGTCAGAATGTACAGAGTACAACTGGGGATGGCGGGCCCGCGAGTCACAACGGCTTTTGATGAACACCGGCATATTGTAAAAGCGATTGCTAATCGTGATGGCGAACTGGCCGAAATGCTCATGCGCAGGCACATCCTTTATTCGAAAAACAATATTGAGCGAAAGCTAACTAATTAA
- a CDS encoding BON domain-containing protein, whose protein sequence is MSKRWFTACSLALVLAAGSLQGCAVFVVGAGAAAAKVANDRRTVGTQLDDQNAEGKVSFRWAENERLKDDANIEIDIYNGVALLTGQAPDQQLISQAEEQVRQVGYVRKIHNQIRVAQPIGASGQAYDIWLANKVRAKLLANEDVPALQVRVVVQNSEVFLMGRLNNQEATYAVDIARNIDGVKRVVRAFEII, encoded by the coding sequence ATGTCAAAACGATGGTTTACAGCCTGCTCTTTAGCACTGGTTCTGGCCGCCGGCAGCCTGCAGGGCTGCGCGGTATTTGTGGTTGGTGCCGGTGCCGCCGCGGCTAAAGTGGCGAATGACAGACGGACCGTTGGTACGCAGCTAGACGACCAGAATGCAGAAGGAAAAGTGTCTTTCAGATGGGCTGAAAATGAACGCCTGAAAGACGATGCAAATATTGAAATTGATATCTATAACGGTGTAGCCCTGCTAACCGGTCAGGCGCCTGATCAGCAACTGATAAGCCAGGCTGAGGAGCAGGTCAGACAGGTTGGTTATGTGCGCAAGATTCATAATCAGATTCGGGTAGCCCAGCCAATTGGTGCTTCAGGTCAGGCCTACGATATCTGGCTGGCCAACAAAGTACGCGCTAAGCTGCTGGCCAATGAGGATGTCCCGGCGTTACAGGTGCGGGTGGTAGTGCAGAATTCAGAAGTATTCCTCATGGGCCGGCTGAACAATCAGGAAGCAACTTACGCGGTGGATATTGCCCGAAATATTGACGGTGTTAAGCGTGTAGTCAGAGCCTTTGAGATTATCTGA